The DNA region GATCATCTCAGCCAGCGCCAGCAGCTCCTCGGTGGCGTCCATGACACCGCCGCCGACGAAGATGACCGGCTTCTTGGACTCACCGAGCGCCTTGGCGGCGGCTTCGAGTTTGTCCGGATCGCCGCTCTCGACCGGCACATCGGCCGGATCGAGCAGGCTCACCTCAGCCAGCTTGCCCATGATGTCCGGGGCCATCTCCAGATGGACCGGGCGCGGGCGGCCGGAGAGCATGCGCTGGAACGCCTCGCGGACAAGCGCCGGGGCGTCTTCCGGATTGTTGGCGCGCGCGGCCCACTTGGTGACCGACGCCATCATCTCCAGCTGGTTCGGGATCTCGTGCAGCACGCCGCGGCCAAATCCGATCAGGTCGGACTGAATCTGGCCGGAAATGCTGAGGACGGGCGAGTTCGTCGCATACGCGGTCGAGAGGCCGGCGGTCGCATTCAGCAGACCCGGGCCCGGAACGACCAGGCAGACACCCGGCTTGCCGGTCGTCCGCGCGTAGCCATCAGCCATGTACGACGTCGCCTGCTCGTGGCGCGTGTGGTACAGCGCGATGCTGTCCTGCTCGTCGTACAGCGCGTCGAAGATGTTGTCGAGCTGGACACCCGGCAGGACGAACATCGTATCGACGCCATGTTTCTTCAGGGACTGGACCATCGCCTGTCCCCCGGTCAGTTGTGCCACCCTGGCTCCTTCTCTACCTCCGGACGCGGCACGCGCGATCCGTACCCTGCCGGTTCGATGTGTTTTGAAACGGCCATCGCGTATTGTATGTCATTTCACGCATTGCGGATATCCGACAAACTGCGCAACTCACCTATTTTTGAGCGGGATTGTCAGAAATTCTGCTGGGCGGACCGGTCCGTCAGCCGAGGTTGAGCCAGGTGCCGATGAAGTAGCAGACGACAGTGATGCCGAGCATGACCAGCATCAGCAGGATCGAGAACACCAGCCAGGTGATGCCCCACCGTGCCAGACCAGCGTTGGACTCAGCCGTAGGACCCGGAACGAGGTAGTCGTCACTCTCCATGGGGTGCTGCTCGTCGGGCTGCTCGGCCCCATCCTGAGGTGCGTCGGTTGGCTGCTCGTCCGGTGCGCTCGTGCTCATGCCCTCCCCAACTCCGCTGACCGCTGCGTCAGTGCGTGGGTAATCTTGCCATGTGGGAGGCGTGGCGGCCCTCACCCCCGGCCGCTGCTACGCCAGCCACTCAGACAGGGAGCCGGTGATGGCGACGACGCGGGTGCCGGGGGTGCGGGTGGCGACGCCAGCATCGACAAGGGCGCTGAGGACGGCTGCGCCGAGTGCGCCGCCGAGGTGATGGCGGCGTTCTGTCCAGTCGGTGCAGCCGAAGGCGTGCAGGCGACGAGATGCTTCGGCACCGACGACATCGACGCCGCGGGCGATAAGCGCATGGCGTCCGGAATCAGTGAGGCGATAGTGCAGGCGCTTGCCGTCGTCGCTGTCAGCGACGAGCCAGTCGCGGGCGAGCATGCCGTCCATGAGCTGAACGCCGACGACGCCGGCCAGATGGTCGTAGCAGGTGCGCGCCTGGCGGATCGGCACGTCGTTGCGGACGAGCCGTTCGGCCTGGGCGCTGCGCGGTGGTGTCGCGCGCTCTGCTTGCTGGGCGCTCTGCAGTGCGTCAACGACCGGGCGGATGCGCTCGGCATCGACGCGGTAGGTGCGTTGGCGGCCGACTTGTTCGATGGTCACGATG from Thermomicrobiales bacterium includes:
- a CDS encoding metalloregulator ArsR/SmtB family transcription factor, which codes for MEQLLPLIRSLADESRLRILDLLLDGDATVSELSARLNLPQPRVSTHLTILREEGIVTIEQVGRQRTYRVDAERIRPVVDALQSAQQAERATPPRSAQAERLVRNDVPIRQARTCYDHLAGVVGVQLMDGMLARDWLVADSDDGKRLHYRLTDSGRHALIARGVDVVGAEASRRLHAFGCTDWTERRHHLGGALGAAVLSALVDAGVATRTPGTRVVAITGSLSEWLA